A section of the Myxocyprinus asiaticus isolate MX2 ecotype Aquarium Trade chromosome 22, UBuf_Myxa_2, whole genome shotgun sequence genome encodes:
- the stx3b gene encoding syntaxin 3b isoform X5 gives MKDRLEQLKATCDHDDDDVEIAVDNPAFMDEFFAQIEDIRNSIDKIDENVAEVKKLYSVILSAPTSDQKTQDDLEALTNEIKKMANNARNKLKTIERNLETEEMERVSADMRIRKSQHAILSRKFVDVMTKYSEAQVDFREKSKGRIQRQLEITGKATTDEELEEMLEGGNAAVFTAGIVDSGISKQALSEIEARHKDIVRLESSIKELHDMFQDIAMLVESQGNMVDNIEMNVGKAVDHIEVAKAETKKAARYQSKARKTEMTSRPRLSHCLSRLLIWFHV, from the exons ACATGtgatcatgatgatgatgatgtcgaAATCGCTGTGGACAACCCTGCTTTCATGGATGAATTCTTCGCCCAG attgaaGACATCAGGAACAGTATTGATAAGATTGATGAGAATGTGGCCGAAGTGAAGAAACTTTACTCAGTTATTCTGTCTGCACCAACATCAGACCAAA AAACACAGGATGATTTGGAGGCACTAACTAACGAAATCAAGAAAATGGCCAACAATGCTCGTAACAAACTGAAGA CCATTGAAAGAAATCTTGAGACTGAAGAAATGGAAAGAGTATCGGCTGACATGAGAATACGCAAATCACAA CATGCTATTCTTTCCAGGAAGTTTGTTGATGTGATGACTAAATACAGTGAAGCTCAGGTGGACTTCAGAGAGAAGAGCAAAGGTCGCATTCAGAGACAATTAGAGATCA CTGGTAAAGCCACAACTGATGAAGAGCTGGAGGAGATGCTGGAGGGGGGGAACGCTGCCGTTTTCACAGCAggg atTGTGGATTCAGGGATCTCTAAACAAGCATTGAGTGAGATTGAAGCTCGTCACAAAGACATTGTGCGTCTGGAGAGCAGCATAAAGGAACTGCATGATATGTTTCAGGACATCGCCATGCTGGTGGAGAGCCAG gggAACATGGTTGATAACATTGAGATGAATGTGGGCAAAGCAGTTGATCACATTGAAGTAGCAAAGGCTGAAACCAAGAAAGCAGCCAGGTACCAGAGCAAAGCCCGGAAG ACTGAAATGACTTCAAGACCACGACTAAGCCACTGTCTTTCCCGGCTTCTCATTTGGTTCCATGTTTAA
- the stx3b gene encoding syntaxin 3b isoform X1, producing MKDRLEQLKATCDHDDDDVEIAVDNPAFMDEFFAQIEDIRNSIDKIDENVAEVKKLYSVILSAPTSDQKTQDDLEALTNEIKKMANNARNKLKTIERNLETEEMERVSADMRIRKSQHAILSRKFVDVMTKYSEAQVDFREKSKGRIQRQLEITGKATTDEELEEMLEGGNAAVFTAGIVDSGISKQALSEIEARHKDIVRLESSIKELHDMFQDIAMLVESQGNMVDNIEMNVGKAVDHIEVAKAETKKAARYQSKARKGGMIERIENNMDQSVGFVERAVADTKKAAKYQQEARRKKMMIMLCCAILGIVVFSYLYSFFS from the exons ACATGtgatcatgatgatgatgatgtcgaAATCGCTGTGGACAACCCTGCTTTCATGGATGAATTCTTCGCCCAG attgaaGACATCAGGAACAGTATTGATAAGATTGATGAGAATGTGGCCGAAGTGAAGAAACTTTACTCAGTTATTCTGTCTGCACCAACATCAGACCAAA AAACACAGGATGATTTGGAGGCACTAACTAACGAAATCAAGAAAATGGCCAACAATGCTCGTAACAAACTGAAGA CCATTGAAAGAAATCTTGAGACTGAAGAAATGGAAAGAGTATCGGCTGACATGAGAATACGCAAATCACAA CATGCTATTCTTTCCAGGAAGTTTGTTGATGTGATGACTAAATACAGTGAAGCTCAGGTGGACTTCAGAGAGAAGAGCAAAGGTCGCATTCAGAGACAATTAGAGATCA CTGGTAAAGCCACAACTGATGAAGAGCTGGAGGAGATGCTGGAGGGGGGGAACGCTGCCGTTTTCACAGCAggg atTGTGGATTCAGGGATCTCTAAACAAGCATTGAGTGAGATTGAAGCTCGTCACAAAGACATTGTGCGTCTGGAGAGCAGCATAAAGGAACTGCATGATATGTTTCAGGACATCGCCATGCTGGTGGAGAGCCAG gggAACATGGTTGATAACATTGAGATGAATGTGGGCAAAGCAGTTGATCACATTGAAGTAGCAAAGGCTGAAACCAAGAAAGCAGCCAGGTACCAGAGCAAAGCCCGGAAG GGTGGTATGATTGAAAGGATTGAGAACAACATGGACCAATCTGTGGGTTTTGTGGAGCGGGCGGTAGCTGACACTAAAAAGGCAGCTAAATATCAGCAAGAAGCTCGGCGT AAGAAAATGATGATCATGCTTTGCTGTGCAATTCTGGGGATTGTTGTCTTTTCTTACCTTTACAGCTTCTTTTCCTAA
- the stx3b gene encoding syntaxin 3b isoform X4 codes for MKDRLEQLKATCDHDDDDVEIAVDNPAFMDEFFAQIEDIRNSIDKIDENVAEVKKLYSVILSAPTSDQKTQDDLEALTNEIKKMANNARNKLKTIERNLETEEMERVSADMRIRKSQHAILSRKFVDVMTKYSEAQVDFREKSKGRIQRQLEITGKATTDEELEEMLEGGNAAVFTAGIVDSGISKQALSEIEARHKDIVRLESSIKELHDMFQDIAMLVESQGGMIERIENNMDQSVGFVERAVADTKKAAKYQQEARRKKMMIMLCCAILGIVVFSYLYSFFS; via the exons ACATGtgatcatgatgatgatgatgtcgaAATCGCTGTGGACAACCCTGCTTTCATGGATGAATTCTTCGCCCAG attgaaGACATCAGGAACAGTATTGATAAGATTGATGAGAATGTGGCCGAAGTGAAGAAACTTTACTCAGTTATTCTGTCTGCACCAACATCAGACCAAA AAACACAGGATGATTTGGAGGCACTAACTAACGAAATCAAGAAAATGGCCAACAATGCTCGTAACAAACTGAAGA CCATTGAAAGAAATCTTGAGACTGAAGAAATGGAAAGAGTATCGGCTGACATGAGAATACGCAAATCACAA CATGCTATTCTTTCCAGGAAGTTTGTTGATGTGATGACTAAATACAGTGAAGCTCAGGTGGACTTCAGAGAGAAGAGCAAAGGTCGCATTCAGAGACAATTAGAGATCA CTGGTAAAGCCACAACTGATGAAGAGCTGGAGGAGATGCTGGAGGGGGGGAACGCTGCCGTTTTCACAGCAggg atTGTGGATTCAGGGATCTCTAAACAAGCATTGAGTGAGATTGAAGCTCGTCACAAAGACATTGTGCGTCTGGAGAGCAGCATAAAGGAACTGCATGATATGTTTCAGGACATCGCCATGCTGGTGGAGAGCCAG GGTGGTATGATTGAAAGGATTGAGAACAACATGGACCAATCTGTGGGTTTTGTGGAGCGGGCGGTAGCTGACACTAAAAAGGCAGCTAAATATCAGCAAGAAGCTCGGCGT AAGAAAATGATGATCATGCTTTGCTGTGCAATTCTGGGGATTGTTGTCTTTTCTTACCTTTACAGCTTCTTTTCCTAA
- the stx3b gene encoding syntaxin 3b isoform X3, translating to MKDRLEQLKATCDHDDDDVEIAVDNPAFMDEFFAQIEDIRNSIDKIDENVAEVKKLYSVILSAPTSDQKTQDDLEALTNEIKKMANNARNKLKTIERNLETEEMERVSADMRIRKSQHAILSRKFVDVMTKYSEAQVDFREKSKGRIQRQLEITGKATTDEELEEMLEGGNAAVFTAGIVDSGISKQALSEIEARHKDIVRLESSIKELHDMFQDIAMLVESQGNMVDNIEMNVGKAVDHIEVAKAETKKAARYQSKARKKMIILGVIGVIVLVIIIIIIITQVV from the exons ACATGtgatcatgatgatgatgatgtcgaAATCGCTGTGGACAACCCTGCTTTCATGGATGAATTCTTCGCCCAG attgaaGACATCAGGAACAGTATTGATAAGATTGATGAGAATGTGGCCGAAGTGAAGAAACTTTACTCAGTTATTCTGTCTGCACCAACATCAGACCAAA AAACACAGGATGATTTGGAGGCACTAACTAACGAAATCAAGAAAATGGCCAACAATGCTCGTAACAAACTGAAGA CCATTGAAAGAAATCTTGAGACTGAAGAAATGGAAAGAGTATCGGCTGACATGAGAATACGCAAATCACAA CATGCTATTCTTTCCAGGAAGTTTGTTGATGTGATGACTAAATACAGTGAAGCTCAGGTGGACTTCAGAGAGAAGAGCAAAGGTCGCATTCAGAGACAATTAGAGATCA CTGGTAAAGCCACAACTGATGAAGAGCTGGAGGAGATGCTGGAGGGGGGGAACGCTGCCGTTTTCACAGCAggg atTGTGGATTCAGGGATCTCTAAACAAGCATTGAGTGAGATTGAAGCTCGTCACAAAGACATTGTGCGTCTGGAGAGCAGCATAAAGGAACTGCATGATATGTTTCAGGACATCGCCATGCTGGTGGAGAGCCAG gggAACATGGTTGATAACATTGAGATGAATGTGGGCAAAGCAGTTGATCACATTGAAGTAGCAAAGGCTGAAACCAAGAAAGCAGCCAGGTACCAGAGCAAAGCCCGGAAG AAGATGATTATACTGGGTGTGATTGGTGTCATTGTactcgtcatcatcatcattatcatcatcacacAGGTTGTGTAA
- the stx3b gene encoding syntaxin 3b isoform X2, which produces MKDRLEQLKATCDHDDDDVEIAVDNPAFMDEFFAQIEDIRNSIDKIDENVAEVKKLYSVILSAPTSDQKTQDDLEALTNEIKKMANNARNKLKTIERNLETEEMERVSADMRIRKSQHAILSRKFVDVMTKYSEAQVDFREKSKGRIQRQLEITGKATTDEELEEMLEGGNAAVFTAGIVDSGISKQALSEIEARHKDIVRLESSIKELHDMFQDIAMLVESQGNMVDNIEMNVGKAVDHIEVAKAETKKAARYQSKARKKIIIIVSVVLAILAIIALIVGLSVGL; this is translated from the exons ACATGtgatcatgatgatgatgatgtcgaAATCGCTGTGGACAACCCTGCTTTCATGGATGAATTCTTCGCCCAG attgaaGACATCAGGAACAGTATTGATAAGATTGATGAGAATGTGGCCGAAGTGAAGAAACTTTACTCAGTTATTCTGTCTGCACCAACATCAGACCAAA AAACACAGGATGATTTGGAGGCACTAACTAACGAAATCAAGAAAATGGCCAACAATGCTCGTAACAAACTGAAGA CCATTGAAAGAAATCTTGAGACTGAAGAAATGGAAAGAGTATCGGCTGACATGAGAATACGCAAATCACAA CATGCTATTCTTTCCAGGAAGTTTGTTGATGTGATGACTAAATACAGTGAAGCTCAGGTGGACTTCAGAGAGAAGAGCAAAGGTCGCATTCAGAGACAATTAGAGATCA CTGGTAAAGCCACAACTGATGAAGAGCTGGAGGAGATGCTGGAGGGGGGGAACGCTGCCGTTTTCACAGCAggg atTGTGGATTCAGGGATCTCTAAACAAGCATTGAGTGAGATTGAAGCTCGTCACAAAGACATTGTGCGTCTGGAGAGCAGCATAAAGGAACTGCATGATATGTTTCAGGACATCGCCATGCTGGTGGAGAGCCAG gggAACATGGTTGATAACATTGAGATGAATGTGGGCAAAGCAGTTGATCACATTGAAGTAGCAAAGGCTGAAACCAAGAAAGCAGCCAGGTACCAGAGCAAAGCCCGGAAG aaaataattattatagtgtCTGTGGTTTTGGCGATTTTGGCAATTATTGCTTTGATAGTGGGTTTATCTGTAGGTCTATGA